A single region of the Streptomyces sp. ITFR-16 genome encodes:
- a CDS encoding sigma factor-like helix-turn-helix DNA-binding protein, translating into MGEWLARAWETGALDERERAVIVGRSEGQTLDEVGAALGLSRERARQIQNRARKRLAGMADIVQDGWRESARTAGERPAVSRDAVATALGVIDHVALEELLTAAGLAAPRTWAGPLRGWWSTDPCALGGALRRLVDAAPFRGDDLGRAASEAGLPADIPLIWLLSHSESRLALSTDGHWVRRKARGRDAAYLWLLETGRPCRPNELLAPMAATTVAAVREALRRDDRFRQIRPEGTWALAEWTHLRASTYATAVDAVVAVVTESGPLSRARLFSKVTELYPVTPWRLKQCLLSSQLGETGTGLVDLVSRGARPFEEEEPPRPNTIAAEGEIVGVRVLVNPDVLRGSGVTVHTWLTWRLGLRRAPMSRTFTTSGDYSPLVVRRGTSSAQLSSLRRHALELKVVDGCVLAVLLRLDDGTARVGHGCVPDTCPARQTQAATPSTANV; encoded by the coding sequence ATGGGCGAGTGGCTCGCCAGGGCGTGGGAGACCGGAGCCCTCGACGAGCGCGAGCGTGCCGTCATCGTGGGCCGGTCTGAGGGCCAGACGCTGGACGAGGTCGGGGCTGCGCTCGGGCTTAGCCGCGAGCGCGCACGCCAGATCCAAAACCGAGCGCGGAAACGGCTCGCCGGGATGGCAGACATCGTCCAGGACGGCTGGCGTGAGTCGGCCCGCACCGCAGGCGAACGCCCGGCCGTCTCGCGAGACGCCGTCGCCACCGCGCTCGGAGTCATCGACCACGTAGCGCTTGAGGAACTGCTGACCGCAGCGGGGCTGGCCGCGCCACGGACGTGGGCGGGGCCCCTGCGCGGCTGGTGGAGTACCGACCCCTGCGCGCTGGGTGGGGCCCTGCGCCGTCTCGTCGACGCCGCGCCCTTCCGCGGCGACGACCTCGGGCGGGCAGCCTCCGAGGCCGGACTACCTGCAGATATCCCCCTGATCTGGCTCCTGAGCCACTCCGAGTCTCGGCTAGCCCTGAGCACTGACGGGCACTGGGTCCGCCGAAAGGCGCGAGGGCGCGACGCCGCGTATCTGTGGCTATTGGAGACTGGACGCCCCTGCCGGCCAAACGAGTTGCTTGCCCCGATGGCCGCGACGACTGTCGCTGCCGTGCGGGAGGCGCTACGACGTGACGACCGGTTTCGGCAGATCCGTCCCGAGGGCACCTGGGCCCTGGCCGAGTGGACGCACCTACGCGCGTCCACATATGCCACCGCTGTGGACGCGGTGGTCGCGGTGGTCACGGAGTCGGGACCCCTATCCCGGGCGCGGCTCTTCTCCAAGGTGACGGAGCTTTACCCGGTGACCCCGTGGCGTCTGAAACAGTGCCTGCTCAGTAGCCAGCTCGGCGAGACCGGCACCGGCCTCGTCGACCTCGTTTCCCGCGGCGCTCGCCCCTTCGAGGAGGAAGAACCGCCCCGGCCAAACACGATCGCCGCCGAAGGCGAAATCGTGGGCGTGCGGGTTCTTGTGAACCCGGACGTCCTGCGCGGCAGTGGCGTCACTGTACACACCTGGCTGACCTGGCGACTTGGGCTGCGCCGGGCCCCGATGAGCCGCACGTTCACGACGTCCGGCGACTACTCGCCGCTCGTCGTCCGCCGCGGCACCAGCAGCGCCCAGCTCTCCAGCCTCCGCCGCCACGCGCTCGAACTCAAGGTCGTCGACGGCTGCGTACTTGCCGTCCTCCTCCGCCTCGACGACGGCACCGCGCGCGTCGGACACGGCTGTGTGCCGGATACCTGCCCGGCACGGCAGACGCAGGCAGCTACTCCGTCGACGGCGAACGTCTGA
- a CDS encoding DEAD/DEAH box helicase family protein codes for MSAAFLTAAELRDGGPEGLTKALERTLWHLGFQDVRVIDGAHDHGADLLAVRDREQWVFQSKWKAHGTADHAGVDDLERARTHYRADKAVLVTNTNITASAEARRRALAGIGVDISLWHGATLEAIGQRMPDRVPAPYNLRPYQELAVSAIERDLDAAGTALLVLATGLGKTVVGGEVIGNLLASSPDARVLVVAHMRDLVGQLEKALWRHLPKGVPTRLLTGESKPEALNGVLVATVESALSAVRVGYEPDLIMIDETHHVAETGRFAELLDLCGAAGRFGVTATPWRGDKFDITARFGQPSFKMGIAEGMAAGYLSAVDYKLYADGVDWDAVQDISRHGYSIKDLNRRLFLPQRDEEIVEHLRAAWRETAEPRAIVFCQTIEHAEHMAGLLAVSDPAWVNASHLHSGLSKRHRDVLLNEFRLGRVPVITCVDVFNEGVDVPDVNLIAFLRVTHSRRIFVQQLGRGLRLSPGKKALKVLDFVTDIRRAAAVLNLRRTLEAEDTEHLELPHVSRIEFQDETVGSLMDMWIQDAADLETAADEVRLQFPLPKGIL; via the coding sequence GTGAGCGCCGCGTTCCTGACGGCCGCCGAACTGAGAGACGGTGGCCCAGAGGGGCTGACCAAGGCGCTCGAACGGACCCTGTGGCACCTGGGGTTCCAGGACGTCCGCGTCATCGACGGCGCCCACGACCATGGTGCCGACCTGCTCGCGGTCCGCGACCGCGAGCAGTGGGTGTTCCAGAGCAAGTGGAAGGCGCACGGCACAGCCGACCACGCGGGCGTCGACGACCTTGAGCGCGCCCGCACTCACTACCGCGCCGATAAGGCCGTTTTGGTGACCAACACGAACATCACCGCATCGGCTGAGGCACGACGCCGGGCGCTGGCGGGGATCGGCGTCGATATCAGCCTGTGGCACGGGGCCACCTTGGAGGCCATCGGCCAGAGGATGCCCGACCGTGTGCCCGCCCCCTACAACCTGCGGCCTTACCAGGAGTTGGCCGTGTCCGCGATCGAGCGGGACCTCGACGCCGCAGGAACGGCGCTGCTGGTCCTGGCGACGGGGCTGGGTAAGACGGTCGTCGGCGGCGAGGTCATCGGCAATCTCCTCGCCTCGAGTCCGGACGCGCGCGTCCTGGTCGTCGCGCACATGCGCGACCTGGTCGGCCAGCTGGAGAAGGCGCTGTGGCGGCACCTCCCGAAGGGTGTACCCACCCGGCTCCTCACCGGTGAGAGCAAGCCCGAGGCCCTCAACGGTGTCTTGGTCGCGACCGTCGAGTCGGCGCTGTCCGCCGTACGCGTGGGCTACGAACCCGATCTCATCATGATCGACGAGACCCACCACGTGGCTGAGACCGGCAGGTTTGCGGAACTTCTCGATCTGTGTGGGGCTGCGGGGCGATTCGGAGTCACCGCCACCCCTTGGCGTGGCGACAAGTTCGACATCACCGCCCGCTTCGGTCAACCCAGCTTCAAGATGGGCATCGCCGAGGGCATGGCGGCGGGCTATCTGTCGGCCGTCGACTACAAGCTGTACGCGGATGGTGTCGACTGGGACGCCGTCCAAGACATCAGCCGTCACGGCTACTCGATCAAGGATCTTAACCGGCGTCTGTTCCTCCCCCAGCGAGACGAGGAGATCGTCGAGCACCTGCGGGCGGCGTGGCGGGAGACCGCCGAGCCCCGCGCCATCGTGTTCTGCCAGACAATCGAGCACGCCGAGCATATGGCGGGCCTCCTCGCCGTCTCAGACCCGGCGTGGGTCAATGCCTCCCACTTGCACAGCGGTCTGTCGAAGCGTCACCGCGACGTCCTACTCAACGAGTTCCGTCTCGGCCGTGTCCCAGTGATCACCTGCGTGGACGTGTTCAATGAGGGCGTCGACGTGCCGGACGTGAACCTGATCGCCTTCCTGCGTGTCACTCACAGCCGGAGGATCTTCGTGCAGCAGCTCGGCCGCGGGCTGCGACTGAGCCCCGGCAAGAAGGCTTTGAAGGTCCTCGACTTCGTAACCGATATCCGCCGCGCCGCAGCGGTACTAAACCTGCGCCGCACGCTAGAGGCTGAAGACACCGAGCATCTGGAACTCCCGCACGTCTCCCGGATCGAGTTTCAGGACGAGACGGTCGGCTCCCTGATGGACATGTGGATCCAGGACGCCGCCGACCTTGAGACCGCGGCAGACGAAGTCCGCCTCCAGTTCCCCCTGCCGAAAGGAATTCTGTGA
- a CDS encoding ATP-binding protein, translated as MKITPSARVLSMLGEIDFDEWQCVAELVDNPFDDFLDILRSGTEWPDGFTVSVTLPSSPQGVLEVRDTGRGMSYDRLTRAVRAGWSGNDMHDKLGLFGMGFNISTARLGRRTRILTTRAGDTEWIGVEIDLDQIKDDFEAKDITEPKSDPTQHGTRIIVDRLHRTRAEWLRRNGASLRNTLGSVYSWILTEHPFDLYVGGTRVKPVRHCRWGDERYVLFNGKERIPAYIPINERLQDGIACRDCGEWQIGSGDVCSVCGSVNLSVRERRIHGWLGVQRYLDKTEYGIDFLRNGRKIRRWDKQLFTWNNPDGVAGNEEPEYPVELAHQGGRLIGEIHLDHVPVTYQKDAFEYGDRSWLTAMELLRGLAPLQPQRARKLGYPENESPLALLFKGFRRNDAGLRYLVPGDGHKPVHADTRDWGRKFQAGVSEFQTDEHWWQAVLRHEEIKKRGKEARTTTSVPAQPDEQAVLGALGLPVDIPASGAAQLGTESGAVSTVPAQATMAVKETTETRGERLARYESAASPHAYLSRSFGHPELGYVKVRTLLLKPGERLLDDHGLSAPVLLDQRSGNELTALVDPEHYAFRRFGADYADLLLVELAAVLKVRARSDWNPSQLVAAIRAESLQDSVLDGTTVGAEARDLLSEIRERVAEVLDESGGYTAAYGHLSDEQKFATEEAMIAAGRVGLVGRLGLDSGFVHHVPALALVRLVEVMPASFMDGTVFRGPYFGVSSPSGKALSLARVTGCLADVATLGTFAGEATAPQLRRARLSIALLRDELAGEE; from the coding sequence GTGAAGATCACCCCTTCCGCCCGCGTGCTGAGCATGCTGGGCGAGATCGATTTCGACGAGTGGCAGTGTGTCGCCGAACTCGTCGACAACCCCTTCGACGACTTCCTCGACATCCTCCGCTCAGGGACGGAGTGGCCGGACGGCTTCACTGTCAGCGTCACCTTGCCGTCGTCCCCACAAGGGGTCCTGGAGGTTCGCGACACCGGGCGGGGCATGTCGTACGACCGGCTGACGCGCGCGGTGCGGGCTGGCTGGTCCGGGAACGACATGCACGACAAACTCGGTCTGTTCGGCATGGGCTTCAACATCTCGACCGCCCGCCTCGGCAGGCGCACCCGCATCCTGACGACACGCGCGGGCGACACGGAATGGATCGGCGTCGAGATCGACCTTGACCAGATCAAGGACGACTTCGAGGCAAAGGACATCACAGAGCCGAAGAGCGACCCGACCCAACACGGCACGAGAATCATCGTCGACCGTCTGCACCGGACGCGTGCCGAGTGGCTGCGCCGCAACGGCGCCTCGCTCCGCAACACCCTGGGCTCGGTGTACTCATGGATCCTCACCGAGCACCCCTTCGACCTCTACGTGGGCGGGACCCGCGTCAAGCCGGTCCGCCACTGCCGCTGGGGCGACGAGCGTTACGTGCTCTTCAACGGCAAGGAGCGGATTCCCGCCTACATCCCGATCAATGAAAGGCTCCAGGACGGGATCGCCTGTCGGGACTGCGGGGAGTGGCAGATTGGTTCGGGCGATGTCTGCTCGGTCTGCGGCAGCGTCAACCTGTCCGTGCGCGAGCGCCGGATCCACGGCTGGCTCGGCGTCCAGCGCTACCTGGACAAGACCGAGTACGGGATCGACTTCCTACGCAATGGCCGGAAGATCAGGCGCTGGGACAAACAGCTCTTCACCTGGAACAACCCCGATGGGGTCGCGGGGAACGAGGAGCCCGAATACCCAGTCGAGCTCGCCCACCAGGGCGGCCGCCTCATCGGTGAGATCCACCTCGACCATGTCCCCGTCACCTATCAGAAGGACGCCTTCGAGTACGGAGACCGCAGCTGGCTCACCGCCATGGAGTTGCTGCGCGGCTTGGCGCCACTCCAGCCTCAGCGTGCCCGCAAGCTCGGCTACCCGGAGAACGAGAGTCCGCTGGCTCTGCTGTTCAAGGGCTTCCGCCGCAACGACGCGGGCTTGCGCTACCTCGTCCCCGGCGACGGCCACAAGCCGGTCCACGCGGATACCCGGGACTGGGGCCGGAAGTTCCAGGCAGGCGTCTCTGAGTTCCAGACCGACGAACACTGGTGGCAGGCGGTACTGCGGCACGAGGAAATCAAGAAGCGGGGCAAGGAGGCCAGAACTACCACCAGTGTGCCGGCCCAGCCCGACGAGCAGGCTGTCTTGGGCGCCCTCGGTCTGCCCGTCGACATCCCCGCCTCCGGCGCCGCCCAGCTTGGTACCGAGTCCGGGGCTGTCTCCACCGTGCCCGCCCAGGCCACCATGGCGGTCAAGGAGACGACTGAGACCCGTGGCGAGCGCTTGGCACGGTACGAGAGCGCGGCATCTCCGCACGCGTACCTGAGCCGGTCGTTCGGGCACCCTGAGCTCGGCTACGTGAAGGTGCGGACCCTGCTGTTGAAGCCGGGCGAGCGGCTCCTTGACGACCACGGGCTGTCCGCCCCGGTCCTCCTCGACCAGAGGTCCGGGAACGAGCTCACCGCCCTCGTCGATCCCGAGCACTACGCGTTCCGGCGGTTCGGCGCGGACTACGCCGACCTCCTCCTGGTCGAACTGGCTGCTGTCCTGAAGGTCCGGGCGCGCTCCGACTGGAACCCGTCCCAGCTCGTCGCCGCGATCCGCGCCGAGTCCCTGCAGGACAGCGTGCTCGACGGCACCACCGTCGGCGCGGAGGCTCGCGACCTCCTCTCGGAGATCCGCGAGCGTGTGGCCGAGGTCCTCGACGAGAGCGGCGGCTACACCGCCGCCTACGGCCACCTCTCAGACGAGCAGAAATTCGCGACCGAGGAGGCGATGATCGCTGCCGGACGTGTCGGCCTCGTCGGTCGTCTCGGCCTGGACTCCGGGTTCGTCCACCACGTTCCCGCGCTGGCCCTGGTCCGCCTCGTCGAGGTGATGCCCGCCTCATTCATGGACGGCACCGTCTTTCGTGGCCCGTACTTCGGGGTGTCCTCACCGTCCGGGAAAGCCCTGAGTCTGGCCCGGGTCACGGGTTGCCTCGCGGACGTCGCGACGCTCGGAACCTTCGCCGGGGAGGCCACCGCGCCGCAACTGCGGCGCGCCCGCCTCAGCATCGCCCTCCTGCGCGACGAACTGGCGGGGGAGGAGTGA
- a CDS encoding AbrB/MazE/SpoVT family DNA-binding domain-containing protein has protein sequence MIRSPSEVTVGADGLVALPMSILAEAGINPGETLLAFSDGDGQIVLRRLEEAVSDLISGRPL, from the coding sequence ATGATTCGAAGCCCATCCGAAGTCACCGTAGGCGCCGACGGTCTGGTTGCCTTGCCCATGAGTATCTTGGCCGAGGCCGGGATCAACCCCGGCGAGACACTGCTGGCTTTCAGCGACGGGGATGGCCAGATTGTCCTGCGCCGTCTAGAAGAAGCTGTCAGTGATCTGATCAGTGGTCGCCCGTTGTAG
- a CDS encoding very short patch repair endonuclease: MPQTGVGGRWKDRLPPERAYKRRAGAAAPAVEQDRAAGGRNRRNVDLGDGRLARASVTLRLYRSTRRVRAYLRWSQNGKTEERYVCEVEFDSRKQNLAEAWRQARTKGLLAQETLPPESTASSLEVRASMRGNRGKDTKPELLLRSLLHRRGMRYRVDTRPIADVRRRADLVFPGDRIAVFVDGCFWHGCPDHYRPATKNADFWREKINGNRARDTQTNDTLTAAGWTVIRVWEHDDLARAATRIENAVRRKRGAAHLVATTGDH, from the coding sequence ATGCCGCAGACAGGGGTCGGGGGGCGCTGGAAGGACAGGCTGCCTCCGGAACGCGCGTATAAGCGTCGAGCTGGCGCGGCCGCGCCAGCAGTTGAGCAAGACCGCGCCGCCGGCGGTCGCAATCGGCGCAACGTCGACCTGGGTGACGGGCGTCTCGCACGCGCCTCCGTCACGCTCCGCCTCTACCGGAGCACACGTCGCGTTCGCGCCTATCTACGGTGGTCACAAAACGGCAAGACTGAGGAGCGCTACGTCTGCGAAGTCGAGTTCGACTCACGCAAGCAGAACCTTGCTGAGGCATGGCGACAAGCCCGAACAAAGGGGCTCTTGGCGCAAGAGACGCTGCCGCCCGAGTCGACCGCGTCGTCGCTCGAGGTTCGAGCCTCAATGCGCGGCAACCGCGGCAAGGACACCAAGCCAGAACTGCTGCTCCGCAGCCTGCTCCATCGCCGCGGCATGCGCTACCGGGTCGACACCCGGCCAATCGCCGACGTCCGACGGAGAGCCGACCTCGTGTTCCCCGGCGATCGCATCGCGGTATTCGTGGATGGCTGCTTCTGGCATGGCTGCCCGGACCATTACAGGCCCGCAACGAAGAACGCAGATTTCTGGCGGGAAAAGATCAACGGCAACAGGGCGAGGGACACTCAGACCAACGACACGCTGACGGCGGCTGGTTGGACAGTCATCCGAGTTTGGGAACACGACGACCTCGCCCGAGCAGCGACCCGAATCGAGAACGCCGTCCGGCGAAAGCGCGGTGCAGCGCATCTCGTCGCTACAACGGGCGACCACTGA
- a CDS encoding DNA cytosine methyltransferase, whose protein sequence is MVDLPEEAKKPRTSVELFAGGGGLAMAVHQAGFRPLLFNEFNNRACETLISSARKTLGVDGLKRTEEKNPQPPKPGQPAPLYPGDVRDLDLSAFQGEVDVLAGGPPCQPFSAGGVAKGDEDKRNMFPAMFKAVQEMRPKVVICENVRGLLRPSFVDYFQYIQNELSLPFEKRDDEVKWQDHNAHLTRILDQLSDDDSNPDHYKVVMVPVNAASYGVPQVRNRVVIVAFRADLGVDVDGFEKYVKTERFSEAALFRSMRDEDGPYWKRHPTVEDHVRDRVRARLPKVIKEDDCQPWRTMRDAIQGYGTDVKLPALPPVDRNRLSEKFDFGEEIGAVGHVGWPGARIYKGHTPNELDRPAKTVKAGVHGVPGGESVMLLDERVRDVSAPGGFTYLHRYMTVRETARVMTFPDEWHGSGPRGEQMRQLGNAVPVALGEYFAKAVSDALAAAGH, encoded by the coding sequence ATGGTTGACCTGCCTGAAGAAGCAAAGAAGCCGCGGACCAGCGTTGAACTGTTCGCGGGTGGAGGCGGCCTTGCCATGGCGGTCCACCAAGCAGGCTTCCGCCCACTCCTGTTCAACGAGTTCAACAACCGCGCCTGCGAGACACTCATCTCGAGTGCGCGAAAGACCCTCGGTGTCGACGGCTTGAAGCGCACCGAGGAGAAGAACCCTCAGCCGCCAAAACCGGGGCAGCCCGCCCCCCTGTACCCGGGCGACGTGCGCGACCTGGATCTCAGCGCCTTCCAGGGCGAGGTCGATGTCCTGGCAGGAGGCCCTCCGTGTCAGCCGTTCAGCGCCGGCGGGGTCGCCAAGGGCGATGAAGACAAGCGCAACATGTTCCCGGCCATGTTCAAGGCAGTGCAAGAGATGCGGCCGAAGGTGGTTATCTGCGAAAATGTCCGCGGACTCCTGCGGCCGTCTTTCGTCGACTATTTCCAGTACATCCAGAACGAGCTGAGTCTCCCGTTCGAGAAGCGCGACGATGAGGTCAAGTGGCAGGATCACAACGCTCACCTGACGCGCATTCTCGATCAACTATCTGACGACGACAGCAACCCGGATCACTACAAAGTCGTGATGGTGCCGGTCAACGCCGCCAGCTATGGCGTCCCACAGGTACGCAACCGGGTCGTAATCGTGGCCTTCCGGGCCGACCTCGGCGTGGACGTCGACGGCTTCGAGAAGTACGTGAAAACGGAGAGATTCTCCGAGGCGGCCCTGTTCCGGTCCATGCGCGACGAGGACGGACCCTACTGGAAGCGCCACCCAACCGTAGAGGACCACGTTCGCGACCGAGTGCGTGCGCGCCTCCCGAAGGTGATCAAGGAAGACGACTGCCAGCCGTGGCGCACAATGCGCGACGCCATTCAGGGATACGGCACGGACGTGAAACTCCCGGCACTGCCCCCTGTCGATAGGAACCGACTTTCGGAGAAGTTCGACTTCGGTGAAGAGATCGGAGCCGTCGGTCACGTCGGTTGGCCTGGAGCCCGTATCTACAAGGGGCACACCCCGAACGAACTCGATCGTCCCGCGAAAACGGTCAAGGCCGGCGTTCACGGCGTGCCAGGCGGCGAGTCCGTGATGCTGCTGGACGAGCGGGTCCGCGACGTCTCAGCACCGGGTGGTTTTACCTACTTGCACCGCTACATGACCGTGCGCGAGACCGCCCGGGTAATGACGTTCCCGGATGAATGGCATGGCTCAGGCCCTCGAGGCGAGCAGATGCGGCAGTTGGGCAACGCCGTGCCGGTCGCTCTCGGTGAGTACTTCGCCAAGGCCGTCTCCGACGCCCTGGCTGCGGCGGGACACTAG
- a CDS encoding Eco29kI family restriction endonuclease codes for MPAEYAPAWFDPLSTEQIANTICETFERQPLVSMTHEISRFEGSGLYALYYRGASVDLYLPLASLQIPVYAGQALSSNSATGERVRERYPLHSRLKQHRLSIMEGSLPIAEFRFRALLLPDVHADLGENALRVGYTPVWNSKLKGFGSKEQGATTRQSKKSKWDTVHDGRRRTHGGVVHDIEKLAKEAKAHIAQQVSDYEELPWPHPPTDTYLDLDIP; via the coding sequence ATGCCTGCCGAGTACGCCCCCGCGTGGTTCGACCCTCTGTCAACCGAGCAGATCGCGAACACCATCTGCGAGACCTTCGAGCGGCAACCCCTGGTCTCCATGACCCACGAGATCTCGAGGTTCGAGGGTTCAGGGCTGTATGCCCTGTACTACCGCGGTGCGAGCGTGGACCTGTACCTGCCCCTCGCCAGCCTCCAAATCCCCGTTTACGCGGGGCAGGCCCTTTCCAGTAACAGCGCTACTGGGGAGAGGGTTCGGGAACGATACCCCCTTCACAGCAGGCTTAAGCAACACCGCCTGTCGATCATGGAAGGCAGCCTGCCGATCGCGGAGTTCCGGTTTCGGGCCCTCCTGCTGCCTGATGTTCACGCCGATCTGGGGGAGAACGCGCTGAGGGTCGGATACACGCCAGTCTGGAACAGCAAGCTCAAGGGCTTCGGCAGCAAAGAGCAGGGAGCGACGACCCGCCAGAGCAAGAAGAGTAAGTGGGACACGGTGCATGATGGGCGTCGGCGCACTCATGGTGGTGTCGTTCATGACATTGAAAAGCTGGCGAAAGAGGCCAAGGCTCACATCGCGCAGCAGGTGAGCGACTACGAAGAACTCCCATGGCCCCACCCCCCTACGGATACATACCTAGATCTCGACATTCCGTGA
- the gltX gene encoding glutamate--tRNA ligase, whose protein sequence is MFHVGGARSALYNWAVARQSGGTFVLRIEDTDAARNKPEWIDGIVSALAAIGIHGEDAAFEGPYFQSHNAARHSEAAQQLYAAGKAYYCDCTREQLKERTGSEHLGYDGFCRDRGLAFEAGRALRFQTPDEGETVVVDLIRGEPAFPNSAIEDFVIARGDGSPVFLIANVVDDLDEGITQVIRGEEHLSNTPKQQLLWEALGAQPPVWAHLPVIVNEKRQKLSKRRDKVALEDYLAEGFLPEAMVNYLMLLGWGPGGDRELMPYEELEQLFRIEDVNTAPAFFDVKKLTAFNGDYIRALAPAQFAAACAPWLVAPYAPWQPEAFDQAVFETVAPLAQTRLALLSEITNNVDFLFLDSPVEDEASWNKAMKAGADGILADVRAEFATVADWEADGLKAVTLAVGEKHGLKLGKAQAPIRVAVTGRTIGLPLFESMELLGRDRVLARLDAAVEKLAAQA, encoded by the coding sequence ATGTTCCATGTCGGCGGGGCGCGGTCCGCTCTCTACAACTGGGCCGTGGCACGACAGTCCGGCGGCACGTTCGTCCTGCGCATCGAGGACACCGACGCGGCCCGGAACAAGCCGGAGTGGATCGACGGCATCGTCAGCGCCCTCGCGGCGATCGGCATCCATGGTGAGGACGCGGCCTTCGAGGGGCCGTATTTCCAGTCGCACAACGCGGCCCGGCACAGCGAGGCCGCCCAGCAGCTGTACGCGGCGGGCAAGGCGTACTACTGCGACTGCACCCGGGAGCAGCTGAAGGAGCGCACCGGGTCGGAGCACCTCGGGTACGACGGGTTCTGCCGGGACCGGGGGCTGGCCTTCGAGGCGGGGCGGGCGCTGCGGTTCCAGACGCCGGATGAGGGCGAGACCGTCGTGGTCGACCTGATCCGCGGGGAGCCGGCGTTCCCGAACAGTGCGATCGAGGACTTCGTGATCGCCCGCGGTGACGGGTCCCCCGTCTTCCTGATCGCGAACGTGGTCGATGACCTGGATGAGGGCATTACTCAGGTCATCCGCGGCGAGGAGCACCTGTCGAACACGCCGAAGCAGCAGCTGCTGTGGGAGGCGCTCGGTGCCCAGCCGCCGGTGTGGGCGCACCTGCCGGTGATCGTGAACGAGAAGCGGCAGAAGCTCTCCAAGCGCCGGGACAAGGTCGCGCTGGAGGACTACCTCGCCGAGGGCTTCCTTCCCGAGGCGATGGTGAACTACCTGATGCTCCTCGGCTGGGGCCCCGGCGGTGACCGGGAACTCATGCCGTACGAGGAGCTGGAGCAGCTCTTCCGGATCGAGGACGTCAACACCGCCCCGGCGTTCTTCGACGTGAAGAAGCTGACGGCGTTCAACGGTGACTACATCCGTGCCCTGGCGCCCGCGCAGTTCGCCGCCGCCTGTGCGCCGTGGCTCGTCGCCCCGTACGCGCCGTGGCAGCCGGAGGCGTTCGACCAGGCCGTCTTCGAGACGGTCGCACCGCTGGCCCAGACCCGGCTGGCGCTGCTGTCCGAAATCACCAACAACGTGGACTTCCTGTTCCTCGACTCGCCGGTCGAGGACGAGGCGTCGTGGAACAAGGCGATGAAGGCGGGCGCCGACGGCATCCTGGCCGATGTCCGCGCCGAGTTCGCCACCGTCGCGGACTGGGAAGCGGACGGTCTGAAGGCCGTCACGCTCGCCGTGGGAGAGAAGCACGGGCTGAAGCTGGGCAAGGCCCAGGCGCCCATCCGGGTCGCGGTCACCGGCCGAACGATCGGACTCCCGCTGTTCGAGTCCATGGAGCTGCTCGGCCGGGACCGCGTGCTGGCCCGTCTGGACGCCGCGGTCGAGAAGCTGGCCGCGCAGGCGTAA
- a CDS encoding glycosyltransferase, giving the protein MRRIVYSMEPVGRTGGRVYLRMLHEATAGDVEWRTVPDHKRTYRVRRWRKIRHLARLAPTVRALSSAATGTFVWDDLSLLLFTPEMRARTVFLLHHYEPLQHDSTPVEAMLWERLFRVLPQCAAVVCVSPYWADFLRSRGVHNVRVIYNAFDMTEIERARALDRAECRAEFDLAADTIGVYAGKAVHWKGTAEVAEALAGAPGLQVITSGSNTIGFGGTHYDVERERYLRLLRACDVGVFLPRMREGWSRCAAEALLLGLPCLIRPVAGLGDLAALTGQPAPDLDRLSTQVREHATARRTEAKAAYEALARFDLHYFGNAWGDLLAQVA; this is encoded by the coding sequence GTGAGACGGATCGTGTACTCGATGGAGCCAGTTGGTCGGACCGGCGGCCGGGTCTACCTCCGGATGCTTCACGAGGCGACCGCCGGCGATGTTGAGTGGCGCACGGTTCCGGACCACAAGCGCACCTACCGCGTCCGCCGCTGGCGGAAGATCCGCCACCTCGCCCGACTGGCCCCGACCGTCCGGGCGCTGAGTTCCGCCGCCACCGGCACCTTCGTGTGGGACGACCTCAGCCTGCTGCTCTTCACACCGGAGATGCGGGCCCGCACGGTGTTCCTCCTGCACCACTACGAGCCGTTGCAGCACGACTCCACTCCTGTGGAGGCCATGCTCTGGGAACGGCTGTTCCGGGTGCTGCCGCAGTGTGCGGCCGTGGTGTGCGTATCCCCGTACTGGGCTGACTTCCTCCGGTCCCGCGGTGTCCACAACGTACGGGTGATCTACAACGCCTTCGACATGACCGAGATCGAACGGGCACGCGCCCTTGACCGGGCCGAGTGCCGCGCCGAATTCGACCTGGCCGCGGACACGATCGGCGTGTACGCGGGCAAGGCCGTCCACTGGAAGGGCACCGCGGAGGTCGCGGAGGCCCTGGCCGGCGCACCCGGGCTTCAAGTGATCACCAGCGGCAGCAACACCATCGGCTTCGGCGGTACGCACTACGACGTGGAGCGCGAGCGATACCTGCGGCTGCTGCGGGCATGCGACGTCGGCGTCTTCCTGCCCCGGATGCGGGAGGGCTGGAGCCGCTGCGCAGCCGAGGCACTGCTGCTCGGGCTGCCCTGCCTGATCCGACCGGTCGCGGGCCTCGGCGATCTCGCGGCCCTGACCGGCCAGCCGGCACCAGACCTCGACCGTCTGTCGACGCAGGTCCGGGAACACGCTACGGCGCGCCGAACCGAAGCCAAGGCCGCGTACGAGGCCCTGGCCCGGTTCGACCTGCACTACTTCGGAAACGCCTGGGGCGACCTTCTCGCGCAGGTGGCCTGA